The genome window CCCGCCACGTTGAGCAGGGTGGACTTGCCGGAACCGGAGCGGCCGGTGATGGCCACCAGTTCGCCCGGTTCCAGGGAGAGGGAAACGGAATCGAGGGCGGTGACGGTGGTGGGGCCGTCCTGGTGGAGTCGGGTGACGTTGTCCAGCGTGAGGGCGGTGGGGTTCATTGCGGTTCTCCTTGAGTGGGGTGGGCCTCGATCAGATCAATCCAGCGCAGCTCGGCTTCGAGCTCCAGGATTTGGCGCTCGCATAGCAACCAACGCGCGCCGGGGGCAGCCTGGGCCTTGTCCCTGATGAGTTCGCGCAGGCGCTTCATGGTGGCTTGGCGTTGGGCATCGAGTATCTCGGTGAGGGAGACCTCTGGGTTGAGGGCGGCCATCGCTACCTTGATGACTAAGCCATCGCGTTCGTTGGGGGTCTTGTTTTCCGGCTGCTGCCACCAGCGGTGCAATTCGGTGCGTCCGGCGGGTGTGAGGGCATAGGCCTCGGGGGAGTCCCCGGTTTTTTCCACCAGGCCATCGCGCTCTAGGCGCTTGATGGTCTGGTACACCTGCCCCACATTGACGGGCCAGGTGCCGGCGGTGGAACTTTCAAAGGTGCTGCGCAGTTGCCCCACGGGGCGGGGGTGCTCGGCCAAGAGGCTGAGCAGGGCATTTCTTATGCTCATAGGCTACCTCCTCGGTGCTTACCGAGTAAGTTACCGGGTAACCTTGGGTTTGTCTAGGC of Corynebacterium sp. 21KM1197 contains these proteins:
- a CDS encoding PadR family transcriptional regulator, whose translation is MSIRNALLSLLAEHPRPVGQLRSTFESSTAGTWPVNVGQVYQTIKRLERDGLVEKTGDSPEAYALTPAGRTELHRWWQQPENKTPNERDGLVIKVAMAALNPEVSLTEILDAQRQATMKRLRELIRDKAQAAPGARWLLCERQILELEAELRWIDLIEAHPTQGEPQ